One region of Halohasta litchfieldiae genomic DNA includes:
- a CDS encoding RPA family protein, with the protein MSTDDSVPTREVAHRVFAGEFNDASYTFKESDDDRAPVYLLLPSGAKANRVFFVGTLTETDDVGNDNEYWQGRIVDPTGTFFVYAGQYQPEAASMLRELESPAYVAVVGKPRTYETDDGDVAVSVRPESITTVDAATRDRWVSETAERTLDRIDGFDEETNEYARMASEQYGDDLSTHKETVISALESLDGDGDSSDESADEVPDEFVDDSGQADPPVDGSPDA; encoded by the coding sequence ATGAGCACAGACGATTCAGTTCCAACCCGAGAAGTCGCCCACCGCGTGTTCGCCGGCGAGTTCAACGACGCCAGCTACACGTTCAAGGAGTCCGACGACGACCGCGCGCCGGTCTATCTCCTGTTGCCGAGCGGTGCGAAGGCCAACCGCGTCTTCTTCGTCGGCACGCTGACCGAGACCGACGACGTCGGCAACGACAACGAGTACTGGCAGGGCCGGATCGTCGACCCGACGGGGACGTTTTTCGTCTACGCGGGCCAATACCAGCCCGAGGCCGCCAGCATGCTCCGCGAACTGGAGTCACCGGCCTACGTCGCAGTGGTTGGCAAACCGCGGACCTACGAGACTGACGACGGCGATGTCGCGGTCTCGGTGCGTCCGGAATCGATTACGACCGTCGACGCCGCCACGCGGGACCGGTGGGTGAGCGAGACCGCCGAGCGAACGCTCGACCGGATCGACGGCTTCGACGAGGAGACAAATGAGTACGCCAGAATGGCCAGCGAGCAGTACGGCGATGACCTTTCGACGCACAAAGAGACGGTCATTTCGGCGCTCGAAAGTCTGGATGGCGACGGTGACAGCTCGGACGAATCGGCCGACGAAGTTCCGGATGAGTTCGTCGACGATAGCGGGCAGGCCGACCCTCCAGTCGACGGCAGTCCAGACGCGTAA
- a CDS encoding ribbon-helix-helix protein, CopG family, translating into MGNKNKTISFRVNEDAFETLREIAEQRDISLSAVFRDYVDMLVDHNGRVDVVPEDERGERQDSEEFPPSVEVPKSFIREHERLELEADHLREQLEEHKQYLNHLREQVDADSDEEVIFLEDLDSDADEPSFQIG; encoded by the coding sequence ATGGGAAATAAGAACAAGACGATCTCGTTTCGGGTCAACGAGGACGCCTTCGAGACGTTGCGGGAGATTGCCGAACAGCGGGACATCTCGCTGTCGGCGGTGTTTCGCGACTACGTCGACATGCTGGTCGACCACAACGGGCGCGTCGACGTCGTTCCCGAGGACGAACGCGGCGAGCGGCAGGACTCCGAGGAGTTCCCGCCGAGCGTCGAAGTGCCGAAAAGCTTTATTCGGGAACACGAGCGGCTCGAACTCGAAGCCGACCATCTCCGCGAACAGTTGGAAGAACACAAACAGTATCTGAACCATCTACGTGAGCAGGTCGACGCCGACAGCGACGAGGAGGTTATTTTCCTCGAAGATCTCGACAGCGACGCCGACGAGCCATCGTTCCAGATCGGGTAG
- a CDS encoding DUF5814 domain-containing protein translates to MAITDKIYVKNHRQLASQLETSFPKSAFAGATLDLLFTGNSLANLDTTTQDRVLDFAEDFLDCDCKAHPYCGCAERKFISYLLELRAEGFGPDQIVNVMGDDYMLYAYSGDILSFLDQSVRTLEAAEALAKTEAGSDRSQELYDAKRELTNG, encoded by the coding sequence GTGGCCATCACGGACAAGATCTACGTCAAAAACCACCGACAGCTCGCCTCCCAACTGGAGACGAGCTTTCCGAAGAGCGCCTTCGCCGGAGCGACCCTCGACCTACTGTTTACCGGCAACAGCCTCGCCAACCTCGATACGACGACTCAGGACCGCGTGCTGGATTTCGCCGAGGACTTCCTCGACTGTGACTGCAAGGCCCACCCCTACTGTGGCTGTGCCGAACGCAAGTTCATTTCCTATCTCTTGGAACTCCGCGCGGAGGGGTTCGGTCCCGACCAGATTGTCAACGTGATGGGCGACGACTACATGCTGTACGCCTACTCGGGCGACATACTATCCTTCCTCGATCAGTCAGTCCGAACACTGGAAGCCGCCGAGGCACTCGCTAAAACCGAAGCCGGGAGCGACCGAAGCCAAGAGCTCTACGACGCAAAACGCGAATTAACCAACGGCTAA
- a CDS encoding bacterio-opsin activator domain-containing protein encodes MYCQDVTERIKREHQLEQFERMIETVNDGVYATDGEGLFVFVNDAFVSMSAHTRAELLGAHGSTFFGDAFVDTDQDVWHELLDGERDVVEFETDIVAPDGQTRNVHNQFVLLDTESGTGRVGVTRDITERKAHLRELERHREQLAALNSLNEVVSEITNAVISQSTREEIEQTVCEHLAAADSYQFAWIGEVDTHTNMVSLRAEAGVEGYLDEITISVDPKDERSHGPTGKAFRTGRIQTTQDLDTDARYEPWRGRVESYGWRSSAAIPIAHDGTIYGVLNVYADRRQAFERKERDVIAQLGEVVGHAIAATERKQALMSDEVTELAFSVPAMLSSVGVDPTTDGQISFDYAVPTGNEGFLQYGTVDTVALPTLEALVERLPHFESVRIIDDAVDPARFELRLSAPPVVSAVASHGGYVQQSTIEGGEFRMTIHLPTTVTARRVIDAVREAYPTAQLLRRRQITRSDDTLTRVHRVMTHELTDRQRAVLETAVYSGFFNWPRDASGAEIAATLGVSAPTFHQHLRIAQRKLFDSVFSVPAST; translated from the coding sequence GTGTACTGCCAAGACGTTACTGAACGGATCAAACGCGAACATCAGTTAGAGCAGTTCGAGCGGATGATCGAGACGGTCAACGACGGGGTTTATGCAACCGATGGCGAGGGATTGTTCGTCTTTGTCAACGATGCGTTCGTCTCGATGTCCGCCCATACACGGGCTGAGTTGCTCGGTGCTCACGGCTCGACGTTTTTCGGCGACGCCTTCGTCGACACTGATCAAGATGTGTGGCACGAATTGCTCGACGGTGAGCGCGACGTGGTTGAATTTGAAACGGATATCGTGGCCCCGGATGGGCAGACTCGAAACGTCCACAATCAGTTCGTCCTGTTGGATACCGAATCAGGGACCGGTCGTGTTGGCGTTACCCGAGATATCACCGAACGCAAGGCCCACCTGCGTGAACTCGAACGCCACCGCGAGCAGCTCGCGGCCCTCAACAGCCTCAACGAGGTCGTCAGTGAGATCACAAATGCCGTCATCAGCCAGTCGACCCGGGAAGAGATCGAGCAGACAGTCTGTGAGCACCTCGCGGCCGCCGACTCCTACCAGTTCGCGTGGATCGGTGAGGTAGATACGCACACGAACATGGTCTCGCTGCGGGCTGAAGCTGGCGTCGAGGGCTATCTCGACGAAATCACGATCTCGGTCGACCCGAAAGACGAGCGGAGCCATGGGCCGACTGGCAAAGCGTTCCGAACCGGCCGGATCCAGACGACTCAGGATCTCGATACGGACGCGCGCTACGAACCGTGGCGAGGGCGGGTCGAATCCTACGGCTGGCGCTCTTCGGCCGCGATCCCGATTGCGCACGACGGGACGATCTATGGTGTGTTGAATGTGTATGCAGATCGTCGCCAAGCGTTCGAACGGAAGGAACGGGACGTCATCGCACAGCTCGGGGAAGTAGTCGGCCACGCGATTGCGGCCACCGAGCGCAAGCAGGCACTCATGAGCGACGAGGTGACCGAACTGGCATTCAGTGTGCCGGCGATGCTGTCCTCGGTCGGTGTCGACCCGACTACTGACGGGCAAATTAGCTTCGACTATGCGGTGCCGACCGGCAACGAAGGGTTCCTCCAGTACGGCACGGTCGACACAGTCGCACTCCCCACGCTTGAGGCACTCGTCGAGCGACTCCCCCACTTCGAGTCAGTGCGAATCATCGACGATGCGGTCGATCCGGCCCGCTTCGAACTGCGGCTGTCAGCGCCGCCAGTCGTCTCCGCCGTGGCATCCCACGGTGGCTACGTACAACAGTCGACAATCGAAGGCGGCGAGTTTCGGATGACGATTCACCTCCCCACAACCGTCACCGCTCGCCGAGTCATCGATGCCGTTCGTGAGGCCTACCCGACAGCCCAACTCCTGCGGCGTCGACAGATCACGCGGAGCGACGACACACTCACTCGCGTCCATCGGGTGATGACCCATGAGCTGACCGACCGACAGCGGGCTGTGCTTGAGACAGCCGTCTATTCGGGCTTTTTCAACTGGCCACGCGACGCCTCCGGCGCGGAGATCGCCGCAACACTCGGTGTGTCGGCCCCGACGTTCCACCAGCATCTCCGGATCGCCCAGCGAAAACTGTTCGACTCGGTGTTTTCGGTTCCGGCGTCGACCTGA
- a CDS encoding transposase, whose translation MATETLALFEHLEFDFLEEFDVFAPARRGRTRDHHPPALFRAFLHCYYKNVYGIRPVTRELQNTVVWLSCGFDRPPSRDAVDRFLTDLEHVVDEVFDRLVEQAACRGLLDLTYSIDSTDVRTMPADQDASKGYDPTAEEYYHGYGCTIVSTGQKIPIAAEFTESKQAPEETAMRVTCDALAVEKPIWMLGDSAYDTLGWHDHLLAAGVVPVAPYNARNTDDPKDIEYRVEARIDEHSEDVQLKQSTLDETYNRRSGVERTNDAVKDCGLGHVRARGRVHARAQVFLALCLRLVIAITNDERGDNPGSTVITL comes from the coding sequence ATGGCGACCGAGACGCTCGCGTTGTTCGAGCATCTTGAGTTCGACTTTCTCGAAGAATTCGATGTGTTCGCCCCCGCTCGCCGGGGGCGAACACGAGATCATCACCCACCAGCACTCTTCCGAGCGTTCCTGCACTGCTACTACAAGAACGTCTACGGCATCCGTCCAGTCACGCGAGAACTCCAGAACACGGTCGTCTGGCTCAGCTGTGGCTTCGATCGACCGCCGTCGAGAGACGCGGTCGATCGCTTCCTCACCGACCTCGAACACGTCGTCGACGAGGTCTTCGACCGCCTCGTCGAGCAGGCCGCCTGCCGCGGCCTGCTCGACTTGACCTACTCCATCGATTCCACCGACGTGAGGACGATGCCCGCCGACCAAGACGCGTCGAAAGGCTACGATCCAACCGCCGAAGAGTACTACCACGGCTACGGCTGTACGATCGTCTCGACCGGGCAAAAGATCCCGATTGCCGCGGAGTTCACCGAGAGCAAGCAAGCGCCAGAGGAGACGGCGATGCGCGTCACGTGTGACGCGCTCGCCGTCGAGAAACCGATCTGGATGCTTGGAGACAGCGCCTACGACACGCTCGGCTGGCACGACCACCTGCTGGCCGCAGGGGTCGTGCCAGTCGCTCCGTACAACGCACGAAACACCGACGATCCGAAAGACATCGAGTACAGGGTCGAAGCCCGCATCGACGAACACAGCGAGGACGTTCAGCTGAAGCAATCGACGCTAGACGAGACGTACAACCGCCGGAGTGGAGTCGAACGAACCAACGACGCCGTCAAGGACTGCGGCCTCGGGCACGTTCGCGCCCGAGGCCGCGTCCACGCACGAGCACAAGTGTTCCTCGCGCTGTGCCTTCGTCTCGTTATTGCGATCACCAACGACGAACGCGGAGACAATCCAGGAAGCACCGTCATCACGCTATGA
- a CDS encoding extracellular solute-binding protein: MAQERKKNQKSATGPVSRRRFVQVAGVTGMASIAGCYSASGSEGVEILGNQNLAQSMDIQAFYDAGVSEDIGIEITAGPEDTDARAEEFVTLLDAQQESPDIMVMDNGWTIPFIVRESVVNLEAEMDNGFIEEVKSESFDMLVETGSHPDTGELWAIPFFPDFPTMQYRKDLFRDAGYADSEFDTWSTDPPSWAEWSASVAEVHNNADVDYGYVWQADSYPGLSCCTFNELMSSYGGAYFGGLETLFGPVGERPITVEEPPVIEALNVARDMVTGSSAASQEIAQCSPNVVFGWTEQETDGAFVGDTNAVAMRNWTYTIPMADEQFTGGQELGVMPMPYGVPESEAANEGLGGTTAALGGWLVAANPNTTDLESTLEVLQAFHSEEVQAAQLNGPGFIPHQPDLVESLAGDHPAFGDYSESLRIAGDNTVARPVTPVWSQQSQQAYQEINDALQGRKQPTEAMGDLESALVDLENI, from the coding sequence ATGGCACAGGAAAGAAAAAAGAATCAAAAATCAGCTACAGGGCCAGTATCCAGACGCCGGTTCGTTCAGGTAGCGGGAGTCACCGGAATGGCCTCAATAGCGGGCTGTTACAGCGCCAGTGGCTCCGAGGGAGTCGAGATTCTGGGCAACCAGAACCTCGCCCAAAGCATGGATATCCAGGCGTTTTACGACGCTGGTGTCTCGGAGGATATCGGGATCGAGATCACCGCTGGGCCGGAGGATACCGACGCGCGGGCCGAGGAGTTCGTGACGTTGCTCGATGCCCAACAGGAGAGCCCGGACATCATGGTGATGGACAACGGGTGGACGATCCCGTTTATTGTCCGAGAGAGTGTCGTCAATCTCGAAGCAGAGATGGACAACGGGTTCATCGAGGAGGTCAAATCCGAGAGCTTCGACATGCTCGTCGAGACGGGGAGCCATCCCGACACCGGCGAGCTGTGGGCGATCCCCTTCTTCCCGGACTTTCCGACGATGCAGTACCGGAAGGATCTGTTTCGGGACGCTGGCTACGCCGACAGCGAGTTCGACACGTGGTCGACCGACCCACCCTCGTGGGCCGAGTGGAGCGCCAGTGTCGCGGAGGTCCACAACAACGCCGATGTCGACTACGGCTACGTCTGGCAGGCCGACAGCTATCCCGGCCTCTCGTGTTGTACGTTCAACGAACTCATGTCGAGCTACGGCGGCGCGTACTTCGGCGGGCTTGAGACCCTCTTCGGCCCCGTCGGTGAGCGTCCGATCACCGTCGAGGAGCCACCGGTCATCGAGGCGCTCAACGTCGCCCGAGATATGGTCACCGGCAGCAGTGCAGCCAGCCAAGAGATCGCCCAGTGCTCACCCAACGTCGTCTTCGGCTGGACCGAACAGGAGACCGACGGCGCATTTGTCGGCGACACCAACGCGGTGGCGATGCGCAACTGGACCTACACGATTCCGATGGCCGACGAGCAGTTCACCGGCGGCCAAGAGTTGGGTGTGATGCCGATGCCCTACGGTGTCCCGGAAAGCGAGGCCGCCAACGAGGGGCTCGGTGGCACGACCGCGGCACTGGGTGGGTGGCTGGTAGCAGCTAATCCCAACACCACCGATCTAGAGTCGACGCTGGAGGTCCTCCAGGCGTTCCACTCGGAGGAAGTCCAAGCCGCACAGCTGAATGGTCCCGGCTTCATCCCCCACCAGCCCGATCTCGTCGAGAGTCTCGCTGGCGACCATCCGGCGTTCGGCGACTACTCCGAATCGTTGCGGATCGCCGGCGACAACACCGTCGCGCGACCGGTGACGCCGGTGTGGTCACAGCAGTCCCAGCAGGCCTACCAAGAGATCAACGACGCCCTCCAAGGCAGAAAACAGCCGACGGAAGCGATGGGTGACTTAGAAAGTGCGCTCGTCGACTTGGAGAACATCTAG
- a CDS encoding carbohydrate ABC transporter permease, translated as MATEQRRQQGHGWNPVTRVLNWMENLSEEAYAYLLLAPAFLVLTIIALWPLWRTFRVSLFADNLFGAAKTGEFVGLANYVDVLTNQNPLLSRPLIDFTGGTPFFRQALLVTLAFAVISVVFETLIGFGQAYIMSKEYRGRRWVRVSIILPWAIPIVIQGMLFFLLFNPSVGFLSDPLQAIGLFGANPLTSSTNAFVIVTVADIWKTSAFMALLILAGMQSIDKSLYDVAEVAGASPWQRFRHITLPLIFPALMVAMLFRTIDAMRIYGIIEASGAGCGTVPSLSCLVVDTMFGTTQAYASAATIAFITASIIALVIGGYLVVLKLSPEGSYQ; from the coding sequence ATGGCAACTGAACAGCGACGCCAACAGGGCCACGGCTGGAATCCAGTCACACGCGTTCTCAACTGGATGGAGAACTTAAGCGAGGAGGCCTACGCCTATCTCCTCTTGGCACCGGCGTTTCTGGTGTTGACGATAATCGCACTCTGGCCGCTGTGGCGAACGTTCAGAGTCTCACTGTTCGCCGACAACCTCTTCGGCGCAGCCAAAACCGGCGAGTTCGTCGGCCTCGCGAACTACGTCGACGTCCTCACCAACCAGAACCCACTGCTGTCACGACCCCTGATCGACTTCACCGGCGGCACGCCGTTTTTCCGCCAGGCACTGTTGGTTACCCTCGCATTTGCGGTCATCAGCGTCGTCTTCGAGACGCTGATCGGCTTCGGACAGGCCTACATCATGTCCAAAGAGTACCGCGGTCGACGCTGGGTTCGGGTCTCGATTATCCTCCCGTGGGCGATCCCCATCGTGATTCAGGGGATGTTGTTCTTCCTGCTGTTCAACCCCTCAGTTGGGTTCCTCTCGGATCCACTCCAAGCGATTGGACTGTTCGGCGCGAACCCACTGACCAGCAGCACGAACGCGTTCGTGATCGTCACCGTCGCCGACATCTGGAAGACATCGGCGTTCATGGCGCTGCTGATTCTTGCGGGAATGCAAAGTATCGACAAAAGCCTCTACGATGTCGCCGAGGTCGCCGGTGCGTCGCCGTGGCAGCGGTTCCGTCACATCACACTCCCCCTGATCTTCCCGGCGCTGATGGTCGCGATGCTGTTCCGGACCATCGACGCCATGCGAATCTACGGGATCATCGAAGCCTCGGGAGCTGGCTGTGGCACCGTTCCGTCGCTGTCATGCCTCGTCGTCGACACGATGTTCGGCACGACCCAAGCCTACGCCTCGGCGGCGACGATTGCGTTCATCACGGCGTCGATTATCGCCCTGGTGATCGGCGGCTACCTCGTCGTGCTCAAGCTTAGTCCGGAAGGGAGCTACCAATGA
- a CDS encoding carbohydrate ABC transporter permease: MSQPTQTERRDDETRGALSNWVDSAIKNPKKVYRALFFVVVIFFLLTTLFPIYWLTMIALSDSSRVSEGVGLLPAGFDPSSFVEIFQQIPLHLYLFNSFVFATLTTIFVLIVASLAGYAFGRLEFRGKRPLMLAVLVISFFPPAAFFIPLFQLFTQQISFLGLTPPELYSTPGGVVIPLSAIFMPLAIFILTTFYSQIPDGLEDAARIEGTTRLGALFRVIVPLSAPGVATAGILTFIAVYNEFFFSFLMTGTAAQDWAPIVDGIISYQSQFQVRYDLMAAASIVAVVPVAILVVVAQEKIVSGLTSGALKE, translated from the coding sequence ATGAGTCAACCAACACAGACCGAGCGTCGAGATGACGAAACGCGTGGGGCACTCAGCAACTGGGTCGACAGCGCAATCAAGAACCCCAAGAAGGTCTACCGTGCGCTGTTCTTCGTGGTTGTGATCTTCTTCCTGTTGACCACGCTGTTCCCGATCTACTGGCTGACGATGATCGCCCTCTCGGACAGTAGCCGCGTCAGCGAGGGTGTCGGCCTCTTGCCGGCGGGATTCGACCCAAGTTCATTCGTCGAAATCTTCCAGCAAATCCCGCTACACCTCTATCTGTTCAACAGCTTCGTGTTCGCCACGCTGACGACGATCTTCGTGCTGATCGTCGCCAGCCTCGCAGGCTACGCCTTCGGTCGACTCGAATTCCGCGGCAAGCGACCCTTGATGTTGGCAGTGCTGGTGATCAGCTTCTTCCCACCGGCGGCGTTCTTTATTCCGCTGTTCCAGCTGTTCACCCAACAGATCAGCTTCTTGGGACTGACACCGCCCGAACTGTACAGCACGCCCGGCGGCGTCGTCATCCCCTTAAGTGCGATCTTCATGCCGCTGGCCATCTTCATTCTGACAACGTTCTACAGTCAGATCCCCGATGGACTCGAAGACGCCGCCCGCATCGAGGGGACGACCCGGCTCGGCGCGCTGTTTCGGGTCATCGTCCCACTGTCGGCCCCCGGCGTGGCGACAGCCGGAATTTTGACATTCATTGCGGTCTACAACGAGTTTTTCTTCTCATTCCTGATGACCGGCACGGCGGCCCAAGACTGGGCCCCGATTGTCGACGGCATCATCTCCTACCAGTCGCAGTTCCAGGTCCGGTACGACCTGATGGCGGCAGCCAGCATCGTCGCGGTCGTTCCAGTTGCAATCTTGGTCGTCGTGGCACAGGAAAAGATCGTTAGCGGACTCACCTCCGGAGCACTGAAAGAATAA
- a CDS encoding ABC transporter ATP-binding protein: MATITLDNIRKEYGSDVAIEGINLDIRDGEFVTLVGPSGCGKSTTIEMIAGLTKPTSGTVAIGDRDVTTLPPKDRGIAMVFQNIALFPHKDVYDNISFGLQLRKFDKDEMDRRVEDAANTVQLNGMLDRMPSEMSGGQRQRVAIARAIVREPDVFLMDEPLANLDAELRVHMRTQLQRIHSKLDTTIVYVTHDQAQAMTMSDRIAVLNGGELQQIDPPLVCYNEPENRFVAGFIGSPAMNFISGEITPNGFKSESGHGDVEFDPAAIGISVGHEVVLGVRPEHVIPVDNAVGDVTDTIETYTDVIEPMGDEIFVYLVTSKGETVDMEDPSASGQILMNVAPDTPVDENQELSVVFDKTNLHLFDAETEQALAHGLSEPVRVDTGVDASADAEAESDD, encoded by the coding sequence ATGGCAACCATAACACTCGACAACATCAGAAAAGAATACGGTAGCGATGTAGCGATAGAAGGCATCAACCTCGACATCAGGGACGGTGAGTTCGTCACGCTCGTCGGCCCCTCGGGCTGTGGGAAGTCGACCACAATCGAGATGATCGCGGGGTTGACCAAACCCACCAGCGGCACCGTCGCAATCGGTGACCGTGACGTGACGACCCTCCCGCCGAAAGACCGAGGAATCGCGATGGTGTTCCAGAACATCGCGCTGTTCCCCCACAAGGATGTCTACGACAACATCTCCTTTGGGCTCCAACTCCGAAAGTTCGACAAAGACGAGATGGATCGGCGCGTCGAGGACGCCGCCAACACAGTCCAACTCAACGGCATGTTGGACCGGATGCCCAGCGAGATGTCCGGCGGCCAGCGACAGCGCGTCGCCATCGCCCGAGCAATCGTCCGGGAGCCGGACGTGTTCCTGATGGACGAACCCTTAGCGAACCTCGACGCAGAACTCCGGGTCCACATGCGAACCCAACTCCAGCGTATCCACAGCAAACTGGATACGACCATCGTGTACGTCACCCACGATCAGGCCCAAGCCATGACGATGTCGGATCGGATCGCGGTCCTCAACGGCGGCGAACTCCAGCAGATCGATCCACCCTTGGTCTGTTACAACGAGCCGGAAAACCGGTTTGTGGCTGGCTTCATCGGCTCGCCCGCCATGAACTTCATCAGCGGCGAGATAACCCCGAATGGCTTCAAGTCGGAGTCGGGACACGGCGACGTCGAGTTCGATCCGGCGGCTATCGGGATTTCGGTCGGCCACGAGGTAGTACTCGGCGTTCGGCCAGAACACGTGATTCCGGTCGACAACGCGGTCGGAGACGTGACCGACACCATCGAGACCTACACCGACGTCATCGAGCCGATGGGCGACGAGATATTCGTCTATCTCGTCACCAGCAAGGGCGAAACGGTCGACATGGAAGACCCCAGCGCCAGCGGACAGATCCTGATGAACGTCGCCCCGGATACCCCAGTAGACGAAAATCAGGAGCTGTCGGTCGTCTTCGACAAAACGAATCTGCATCTGTTCGACGCCGAAACCGAACAGGCACTCGCCCACGGGCTCTCCGAGCCGGTTCGGGTCGACACCGGCGTCGACGCCAGTGCGGACGCCGAAGCGGAGTCCGACGACTAA
- a CDS encoding isochorismate synthase yields MESPRAADQPVLVSRSVRLDGERPSFRATLNALDSPRTVWDAADEPTVVAGGAAATLTADGPNRFDHIRQAAESLFSSGDVHAGTEAACPRLFGGFTFHADQPTETDEPEVGASGATVDTDGGLTTEPQSDDATATDASPWAAFPDARFVFPRVQVTITDRGPWLTVNAVGPDASVEAVETRLETERERIESLPVADPETPRPGIVDRRRTTTPESWRAGVTAATDRIEAGALQKVVLAQALEVDLAADLAVGDILSRLGEKYPACNRFLIEPAGPEPPAFFGATPERLVSLRGRTVETDALAGTTGRGETPAEDEWLACELLADPKNVHEHDLVAETIRDQLAPFAASVSAGEQQIKRLANVQHIHTPITAELAEDTHVLSLVEALHPTPAVGGLPPDKALETIRETEPFDRGWYAAPIGWIDAAGNGTFAVGLRSAVATRRQATLFAGVGIVGDSDPDREWDEVELKFRPILDELEAE; encoded by the coding sequence ATGGAGTCGCCTCGCGCTGCCGACCAGCCGGTGTTGGTCAGCCGGTCGGTTCGGCTCGACGGCGAGCGACCGTCGTTCCGAGCCACGCTGAACGCACTGGATTCGCCCCGCACCGTCTGGGACGCGGCCGACGAGCCGACAGTTGTCGCCGGCGGGGCCGCAGCCACGCTGACCGCCGACGGTCCCAACCGATTCGACCACATCAGGCAGGCCGCCGAATCGCTGTTTTCCTCCGGCGATGTTCACGCCGGGACCGAAGCCGCCTGCCCGCGGCTGTTCGGCGGCTTTACCTTTCACGCCGACCAGCCGACCGAGACTGACGAGCCCGAGGTCGGTGCCAGTGGAGCCACAGTCGACACCGACGGCGGCCTGACGACCGAGCCACAGTCCGACGACGCCACCGCGACCGACGCCTCGCCGTGGGCGGCGTTTCCCGACGCGCGGTTCGTCTTTCCAAGAGTTCAAGTAACGATCACCGACCGCGGGCCGTGGCTCACGGTGAACGCGGTCGGTCCCGATGCCTCGGTCGAGGCTGTCGAGACACGACTCGAAACCGAACGTGAGCGAATCGAGTCGCTGCCTGTGGCCGATCCCGAAACCCCACGTCCCGGAATCGTCGACCGCCGCCGAACCACGACGCCCGAATCGTGGCGCGCGGGCGTCACCGCCGCCACCGACCGCATCGAGGCCGGGGCGCTACAAAAGGTCGTGTTGGCGCAAGCCTTGGAGGTCGACCTCGCGGCTGATCTCGCGGTCGGCGACATCCTCTCGCGGCTCGGCGAGAAATACCCGGCCTGCAATCGGTTTCTGATCGAGCCTGCGGGACCGGAGCCACCGGCCTTTTTCGGAGCCACACCCGAACGCCTCGTCTCGCTTCGGGGCCGGACGGTCGAGACCGACGCGCTGGCGGGAACGACCGGTCGCGGCGAGACCCCGGCCGAAGACGAGTGGCTCGCCTGCGAACTGCTGGCCGACCCGAAAAACGTCCACGAACACGACCTCGTTGCCGAGACGATCCGCGATCAGTTGGCCCCGTTTGCGGCCTCGGTCTCAGCGGGCGAGCAACAGATCAAACGGCTTGCGAACGTTCAACACATCCACACCCCAATCACTGCAGAACTGGCCGAGGATACCCACGTGCTATCGCTGGTCGAGGCGCTGCATCCGACGCCTGCGGTCGGTGGGTTGCCGCCGGATAAGGCCTTAGAGACGATCCGCGAGACCGAACCCTTTGATCGTGGCTGGTATGCGGCCCCAATCGGCTGGATCGACGCCGCCGGCAACGGGACGTTCGCCGTGGGGCTTCGGTCGGCCGTGGCGACGCGTCGACAGGCTACCCTCTTTGCGGGCGTCGGCATTGTCGGCGACAGCGACCCCGACAGAGAGTGGGACGAGGTCGAACTCAAGTTTCGGCCCATCCTCGACGAACTCGAAGCCGAGTGA
- a CDS encoding sulfite oxidase-like oxidoreductase codes for MVTDVTDLYEAFGESRLPPGQRETDGFPVLSKGGTPAVDPSEWTFEAFGVVENPLSLSFDEFRELPSETQTQDFHCVTGWSKFDCLFTGVSFPTLAEHAGVDSDAVHVMFHSADGYTTDLPLDDCMRQEVLFAYGYDGEALPADHGGPLRVVTPHKYAYKGAKWVTGVEFLTERERGYWEQRGYSGTANPWNEERYG; via the coding sequence ATGGTCACTGACGTTACGGATCTCTACGAGGCCTTCGGCGAGAGTCGACTGCCGCCGGGCCAGCGCGAAACGGATGGCTTTCCGGTGCTCTCGAAAGGCGGAACGCCCGCGGTCGACCCCTCTGAGTGGACCTTCGAGGCATTTGGCGTGGTCGAAAATCCCCTCTCGCTGTCGTTCGACGAGTTCCGAGAGCTACCGAGCGAGACCCAAACACAGGATTTTCACTGTGTCACTGGCTGGAGCAAATTTGATTGTCTGTTTACCGGTGTCTCGTTCCCAACGCTCGCCGAGCACGCGGGTGTCGACAGCGACGCAGTCCACGTCATGTTTCACTCCGCAGACGGCTATACGACCGATCTGCCGCTCGATGATTGTATGCGCCAAGAGGTGCTGTTTGCCTACGGCTATGATGGCGAGGCGCTGCCCGCTGATCACGGTGGGCCACTGCGCGTCGTAACGCCCCACAAATATGCTTATAAAGGAGCGAAGTGGGTAACTGGCGTCGAGTTCCTCACCGAGCGGGAGCGCGGCTACTGGGAGCAGCGGGGGTATTCGGGGACCGCAAACCCCTGGAACGAAGAGCGGTATGGCTAA